One window of the Trifolium pratense cultivar HEN17-A07 linkage group LG2, ARS_RC_1.1, whole genome shotgun sequence genome contains the following:
- the LOC123909543 gene encoding uncharacterized protein LOC123909543: protein MEELLMDPAFHVTGTKHTPNVSEFSLVTPNDLGVQADMSNDCGVWVIMWMKQMGEKEYKIDVDDGTRLRIALDLILDPSNELKEKALAAAKKKNFGWCKKKKS from the exons ATGGAGGAGTTACTCATGGATCCCGCTTTTCATGTGACTGGAACAAAACATACACCAAATGTATCTGAATTTAGCCTAGTCACTCCAAATGATTTGGGAGTGCAAGCAGATATGTC GAATGACTGTGGAGTTTGGGTCATTATGTGGATGAAGCAAATGGGagaaaaagaatataagattGAT GTGGATGATGGTACAAGACTAAGGATAGCATTAGATTTGATATTGGATCCTTCCAACGAATTGAAAGAGAAAGCTTTGGctgctgcaaaaaaaaaaaactttggctggtgcaaaaaaaagaagagttaA
- the LOC123910216 gene encoding post-GPI attachment to proteins factor 3-like translates to MLVRYVFAFLLLLSSSLTIIHASPGDADPRYRDCIRQCQETGCVGPKCFPHCTFSSDGELVGRPWYMQEPLYLQWKKWGCQSDCRYHCMLDREKENKLLNLGPVKYHGKWPFKRIYGIQEPASVAFSVLNLAMHFHGWVSFFILVYYKLPLKDEKKAYYEYASLWHIYAFLSLNSWFWSAVFHSRDVDLTEKLDYSSVVVLLGYSLILAILRSFNVRDEATRVMVSAPLIAFVITHVMYINFYKLDYGWNMTVCVVIAVAQLTIWAVWAGVSRHPSCWKLWLVVIAGGLAMLLEIYDFPPYEGLLDAHAIWHAITIPLTYIWWSFIRDDAKFRTAKFLKKDK, encoded by the exons ATGTTAGTTAGATATGTGTTTGCTTTTCTTTTGCTTCTCTCTTCTAGTCTTACCATAATTCATGCAAGTCCCGGTGATGCTGATCCGCGCTATAG GGATTGTATAAGACAATGCCAGGAAACTGGATGCGTTGGTCCAAAATGCTTTCCGCACTGTACTTTTTCGTCAGATGGAGAACTTGTTGGGCGTCCATGGTACATGCAAGAACCCCTATATTTACAATGGAAAAAGTGGGGTTGTCAAAGTGACTGCCGATACCATTGCATGCTTGATagagagaaagaaaacaaattacTTAACCTTGGTCCGGTCAAGTATCATGGTAAATGGCCATTCAAGCGTATTTATGGGATACAG GAGCCTGCCTCGGTGGCTTTCTCTGTTCTCAATCTTGCAATGCATTTTCACGGGTGGGTCTCCTTTTTCATTCTCGTGTACTATAAATTGCCTCTTAAAGATGAGAAGAAGGCATATTATGAGTATGCTAGTTTGTGGCATATCTACGCGTTCTTATCACTCAACTCTTGGTTCTGGAGTGCTGTTTTCCACAGTAG AGATGTCGATTTAACAGAAAAACTAGACTACTCATCTGTAGTGGTTCTCCTTGGATACTCCCTCATTTTAGCGATCTTACGATCCTTCAATGTTAGGGATGAGGCTACCAGAGTTATGGTTTCTGCTCCGTTGATTGCATTTGTGATCACCCATGTTATGTACATCAACTTCTACAAACTAGATTATG GGTGGAATATGACAGTTTGTGTAGTGATAGCCGTGGCACAACTTACCATCTGGGCAGTTTGGGCAGGTGTTAGTCGCCATCCTTCATGTTGGAAGTTATGGCTGGTTGTTATTGCTGGGGGACTCGCAATGCTCCTAGAAATATATGATTTCCCTCCATATGAAGGACTTTTGGATGCACATGCTATTTGGCATGCCATCACTATTCCTTTAACTTACATTTGGTGGAGTTTTATCAGGGATGATGCCAAGTTTAGAACAGCTAAATTTCTTAAGAAGGACAAGTAA
- the LOC123905097 gene encoding uncharacterized protein LOC123905097, with protein MGDFNEIAYPDEKKGGAPVDVKKCQIFNSWINDCNLLEVTTAGTRFTWRGPKWNGRDMVFKKLDRVLCNVDWRIKYHEGFAKVLPRVQSDHHPIIVSLEGHATSSRNRPFRFEAACNSHVDFKDFLNSNWEKDTNIVQSLHNLTIQLKKWNKDIFGDIFKRKKEILDRLNGRVLLVSKI; from the exons ATGGGTGATTTTAATGAAATTGCTTATCCAGATGAGAAGAAAGGAGGTGCCCCAGTAGAtgttaaaaaatgtcaaatttttaACAGTTGGATCAATGATTGTAACCTCCTAGAAGTCACCACCGCAGGAACGCGCTTTACTTGGAGAGGTCCTAAGTGGAATGGAAGGGATATGGTTTTCAAGAAACTAGACCGTGTCCTATGTAATGTTGATTGGAGAATTAAATACCATGAAGGGTTTGCTAAGGTCCTTCCAAGGGTTCAATCTGATCATCATCCTATTATTGTGTCACTAGAGGGGCATGCCACTTCAAGCAGAAACCGTCCTTTTCGTTTTGAGGCAGCATGCAATTCTCATGTTGATTTTAAAGACTTTCTGAATTCCAACTGGGAGAAGGACACAAATATCGTTCAAAGTCTTCACAATCTTACAATTCAACTCAAAAAGTGGAATAAAGATATCTTTGGGGACATATTTAAAAGAAAGAAGGAGATTTTGGATAGACTTAATG GAAGAGTGCTTCTGGTTTCAAAAATCTAG
- the LOC123910853 gene encoding uncharacterized protein LOC123910853 isoform X4, with protein MDFNVSLSQNLNDDINETAHNNRGSKQKRKRATVANSKQAEKEKSNKPKENMSDTNEQDIPGASAFVNPNHSFNIDS; from the exons ATGGATTTCAAT GTGTCCTTAAGCCAGAATCTCAATGATGACATAAATGAG ACTGCTCATAACAACCGTGGTAGTAAACAAAAGAGAAAACGCGCCACTGTTGCTAATTCAAAACAA GCTGAAAAAGAGAAGTCCAACAAACCTAAGGAGAACATGTCAGATACAAATGAACAAGACATTCCAGGGGCTAGTGCTTTTGTCAATCCAAATCACTCATTCAATATTGACAGC TAG
- the LOC123910853 gene encoding uncharacterized protein LOC123910853 isoform X3 codes for MDFNVSLSQNLNDDINETAHNNRGSKQKRKRATVANSKQAEKEKSNKPKENMSDTNEQDIPGASAFVNPNHSFNIDSNML; via the exons ATGGATTTCAAT GTGTCCTTAAGCCAGAATCTCAATGATGACATAAATGAG ACTGCTCATAACAACCGTGGTAGTAAACAAAAGAGAAAACGCGCCACTGTTGCTAATTCAAAACAA GCTGAAAAAGAGAAGTCCAACAAACCTAAGGAGAACATGTCAGATACAAATGAACAAGACATTCCAGGGGCTAGTGCTTTTGTCAATCCAAATCACTCATTCAATATTGACAGC AATATGTTATGA
- the LOC123910853 gene encoding uncharacterized protein LOC123910853 isoform X1 codes for MRLLITTVVVNKRENAPLLLIQNKLKKRSPTNLRRTCQIQMNKTFQGLVLLSIQITHSILTASKMERQKATWNYGVGYGADYFTTCNGVRNQSASIFPQFVPNQSAPIFPQFHPYQSSPIFPQFPPVDNNFIRQSRTHDFPRYTRFMEEVENSAKMAG; via the exons ATGAG ACTGCTCATAACAACCGTGGTAGTAAACAAAAGAGAAAACGCGCCACTGTTGCTAATTCAAAACAA GCTGAAAAAGAGAAGTCCAACAAACCTAAGGAGAACATGTCAGATACAAATGAACAAGACATTCCAGGGGCTAGTGCTTTTGTCAATCCAAATCACTCATTCAATATTGACAGC TAGTAAAATGGAACGTCAGAAAGCAACGTGGAACTATGGTGTAGGGTATGGTGCCGATTATTTCACCACATGTAATGGGGTTCGAAATCAAAGTGCATCAATTTTTCCCCAATTTGTTCCAAATCAAAGTGCACCAATTTTCCCCCAATTTCATCCATATCAAAGTTCACCAATTTTCCCCCAGTTTCCACCAGTAGACAACAATTTTATTCGACAAAGCAGAACACATGATTTCCCTCGTTATACACGT TTTATGGAGGAGGTGGAGAACTCGGCTAAAATGGCAGGCTAG
- the LOC123910853 gene encoding uncharacterized protein LOC123910853 isoform X2, giving the protein MSFHAESLSCRRCNLSSPPPPTFELKKRSPTNLRRTCQIQMNKTFQGLVLLSIQITHSILTASKMERQKATWNYGVGYGADYFTTCNGVRNQSASIFPQFVPNQSAPIFPQFHPYQSSPIFPQFPPVDNNFIRQSRTHDFPRYTRFMEEVENSAKMAG; this is encoded by the exons ATGAGTTTTCACGCCGAATCACTATCGTGTCGCCGCTGTAACCTGAGTTCGCCGCCGCCACCGACCTTTGA GCTGAAAAAGAGAAGTCCAACAAACCTAAGGAGAACATGTCAGATACAAATGAACAAGACATTCCAGGGGCTAGTGCTTTTGTCAATCCAAATCACTCATTCAATATTGACAGC TAGTAAAATGGAACGTCAGAAAGCAACGTGGAACTATGGTGTAGGGTATGGTGCCGATTATTTCACCACATGTAATGGGGTTCGAAATCAAAGTGCATCAATTTTTCCCCAATTTGTTCCAAATCAAAGTGCACCAATTTTCCCCCAATTTCATCCATATCAAAGTTCACCAATTTTCCCCCAGTTTCCACCAGTAGACAACAATTTTATTCGACAAAGCAGAACACATGATTTCCCTCGTTATACACGT TTTATGGAGGAGGTGGAGAACTCGGCTAAAATGGCAGGCTAG